Proteins encoded by one window of Manihot esculenta cultivar AM560-2 chromosome 10, M.esculenta_v8, whole genome shotgun sequence:
- the LOC110624102 gene encoding uncharacterized protein LOC110624102 isoform X1 gives MSIMQEAKRVDLGLKMKMGPAPKHSSFCLKWPWDVEQHPKNPNTCTFEVPWLFKSFHTLGSIAFNSFFSIAKSSNSWIHTFSPIKLDTGTSQKNGLKSLKKHLTLEEQGEAEQRAFALALARGKEATVLEFYSPKCRLCNSLLKFVLEVEGRNSSWLNIVMADAENEKWLPELLHYDIKYVPCFVLLDKKGRALAKTGVPSSRLHVIAGLSHLLKLKRPHGNNG, from the exons ATGAGTATAATGCAGGAAGCGAAGCGTGTTGATCTGGGCTTAAAA ATGAAGATGGGTCCTGCTCCCAAACATTCTTCGTTTTGCCTGAAATGGCCATGGGATGTTGAACAACATCCTAAAAATCCTAATACATGCACCTTTGAGGTTCCCTGGCTATTCAAATCTTTTCATACCCTTGGATCCATTGCTTTCAATTCATTTTTCTCTATTGCTAAATCTTCAAATTCTTGGATTCATACCTTTAGTCCAATCAAATTGGATACTGGAACCAGCCAAAAGAACGGTTTGAAATCCCTAAAGAAGCACTTGACTCTCGAAGAGCAAGGAGAGGCAGAGCAAAGAGCATTTGCCTTAGCACTAGCAAGGGGGAAAGAGGCTACTGTGCTTGAGTTCTACTCACCCAAGTGTAGGTTGTGTAACTCCTTGCTAAAATTTGTCCTGGAGGTTGAGGGTAGGAATTCAAGTTGGCTCAACATTGTCATGGCAGATGCAGAGAATGAGAAATGGCTGCCTGAG CTACTCCACTATGACATAAAATATGTTCCTTGCTTTGTACTGTTGGACAAAAAGGGGAGGGCATTGGCAAAGACAGGTGTTCCAAGCAGTCGGCTACATGTAATTGCAGGTCTATCTCATCTTCTGAAATTGAAGCGCCCTCATGGTAATAATGGCTAG
- the LOC110624102 gene encoding uncharacterized protein LOC110624102 isoform X2 has translation MKMGPAPKHSSFCLKWPWDVEQHPKNPNTCTFEVPWLFKSFHTLGSIAFNSFFSIAKSSNSWIHTFSPIKLDTGTSQKNGLKSLKKHLTLEEQGEAEQRAFALALARGKEATVLEFYSPKCRLCNSLLKFVLEVEGRNSSWLNIVMADAENEKWLPELLHYDIKYVPCFVLLDKKGRALAKTGVPSSRLHVIAGLSHLLKLKRPHGNNG, from the exons ATGAAGATGGGTCCTGCTCCCAAACATTCTTCGTTTTGCCTGAAATGGCCATGGGATGTTGAACAACATCCTAAAAATCCTAATACATGCACCTTTGAGGTTCCCTGGCTATTCAAATCTTTTCATACCCTTGGATCCATTGCTTTCAATTCATTTTTCTCTATTGCTAAATCTTCAAATTCTTGGATTCATACCTTTAGTCCAATCAAATTGGATACTGGAACCAGCCAAAAGAACGGTTTGAAATCCCTAAAGAAGCACTTGACTCTCGAAGAGCAAGGAGAGGCAGAGCAAAGAGCATTTGCCTTAGCACTAGCAAGGGGGAAAGAGGCTACTGTGCTTGAGTTCTACTCACCCAAGTGTAGGTTGTGTAACTCCTTGCTAAAATTTGTCCTGGAGGTTGAGGGTAGGAATTCAAGTTGGCTCAACATTGTCATGGCAGATGCAGAGAATGAGAAATGGCTGCCTGAG CTACTCCACTATGACATAAAATATGTTCCTTGCTTTGTACTGTTGGACAAAAAGGGGAGGGCATTGGCAAAGACAGGTGTTCCAAGCAGTCGGCTACATGTAATTGCAGGTCTATCTCATCTTCTGAAATTGAAGCGCCCTCATGGTAATAATGGCTAG